In a genomic window of Rhododendron vialii isolate Sample 1 chromosome 12a, ASM3025357v1:
- the LOC131310411 gene encoding splicing factor Cactin-like, protein MEEGGGAAFGDEVKLFNSHGNKYCPRKPKYSNHVHTGYEWNKYNQTHYDHDNPPPKMVQGYKFNIFYPDLVDNTKPPSHTKENDGHSSETCIISFCAGPPYEELAFRIVNQEWEHSHKKGFKCTFEQGILHLYFNFKRFRYHR, encoded by the coding sequence ATGGAGGAAGGTGGTGGTGCCGCTTTCGGTGACGAAGTGAAACTCTTCAATTCACATGGCAACAAGTACTGTCCAAGGAAGCCAAAGTACTCGAACCACGTTCACACTGGATACGAGTGGAACAAATACAACCAAACTCACTACGATCACGACAACCCACCCCCGAAGATGGTTCAAGGGTATAAATTCAACATATTCTACCCTGATCTCGTTGACAATACTAAACCTCCTTCTCATACTAAAGAGAACGATGGACATAGTTCTGAGACTTGCATCATAAGTTTTTGCGCCGGCCCACCATACGAGGAGCTTGCCTTCCGGATTGTGAACCAGGAGTGGGAGCACTCCCACAAGAAGGGGTTCAAGTGCACGTTCGAACAAGGCATTTTGCATCTCTACTTCAACTTCAAACGCTTCCGTTATCACCGTTGA